In Pseudoxanthobacter soli DSM 19599, the sequence TGGCGCAGGCCGTGGTGACGAGCTTCTACGATCTCGTGCTGTTCCGGCCCAACGCCAGCCGCTTCGTCGGCTTCGGCAACTACGTCAAGCTCTGGGCCGATCCGGTGTTCTGGGTGGCCTTGTGGAACACGGTGATCTGGATCGGCCTCACAGTGCCGTTGCAGATGGGCCTCGGCCTCGTCACCGCGATCCTGCTCAACCGCGAATTCCCGTGGCGGGGTCTCGCCCGCGCGCTCGTCATCATTCCCTGGGCGCTGCCGAGCGTCGTGATCGCGCTGATGTGGCGCTGGATCTACGACCCCAACACCGGCGTGCTCAACGACCTGCTGGTCTATCTGTCGGTGGTTCAGTCGGCCGTTCCCTGGCTGGCCGATCCGCATGTGGCGCTCTACGCCATCATCGCGACCCTCACCTGGCAGGGCTTCCCGTTCTTCGCGGTGATGATCCTCGCCGGCCTTCAGGGCATTCCGAGGAGCCAGTACGAGGCCGCGGCCCTCGATGGCGCCTCGGCCTGGCGCCAGTTCCGCCACGTCACGCTGCCGGGCATCATGCCGGTGCTCGCCACTGCCGGGCTGCTGCGCGTGATCTGGGTCGCGAACTCGATGGACGTCATCTTCGTGATGACCGGCGGCGGCCCCGGCTACTCCACCCACACCCTGCCGCTCTACGCCTTCATCAAGGCGCGGCAGAACCTCGATTTCGGCTACGGCAGCGCGCTCGCCGTGACCTTCACGATCCTGCTCGGGGCCTTCGTCGCCGTCTATCTGGCCCGCACCATGCGCGAGGTGGAGAAATGAACCGCCCGTCCACCCTGCGCCGCATCCTCACCACCGACCTGCCGGTGGCCGCCATCGTCCTCTTCGCCATGGCGCCGTTCGCCTGGATGGTGCTGACCTCGCTCACCCCCTCGGCGGAGATCGCGGCGAGCGGCGTGTCGCTGTCGCCGTCGGGCTGGAGCCTCGACAACTACGTCCGCCTGTTCGAGCAGACCTCGTTCCTGAAGAACATGCTCGACAGCCTGATCGTGGCGGGCGGCACGATGATCGTCGGCCTCGCCGTCGCGGTCAGCGCGGCCTATGCGTTCTCCCGCTTCCGGTTCGTCGGGCGCCGTTTCCTGATGCTGCAGTTCCTGCTCATCAACATGTTCCCGGTCGTGCTGCTGATCCTGCCGCTGTTCGTGCTGATGCGGCGGCTCGGCCTGCTCGACACCCATTTCGCGCTGATCCTCGCCAACGCCACCGTCGCGATCCCCTTCGCGGTGTGGATGCTGACGAGCTATGTCGGCGCCATCCCGAAGAGCCTCGACGAGGCGGCGATGACCGACGGCTGCTCGCGGCTGACGACGCTGCGGCGCATCGTGCTGCCGCTGATGATGCCGGGCATCATCTCCACCGGCATCTACATCTTCATCACCGCCTGGAACGAATATCTCTACGCGCTGACGCTCGGCGGGCGGAACGTCCGCACCGTCACCGTCGCCATCCAGACCCTGATCGGCGAATACCAGATCGAATGGGGTCTGCTCGCCGCCGGTGCGGTCGTCGGCGCGCTGCCCGCCACACTCCTCTTCCTCATCGTCCAGCGCCGGCTCATCGGCGGCCTCACCCAGGGGGCGGTGAAGGGCTGACCGCGCTCGGCTCCCACCGACCCCACGACGGACCATACCCAAGGACCTGTGTCATGAACCCGATCGGGTTGATCTCCATGCAATATGCGAGGCCGTTCACGGCCGAGCATTTCCCGCTCTTCGCCACCATGCGCGAGCACGGCTACGACTTCGTCGAGCTGCTCGTGCCGGAAGTCGGCGAGATCGACGCCGCCGCTGCCCGCCGGGCACTGGACGAGGCCGGGCTCGGCATCGTGCTCGCCGCCCGCGTCAATCTCCAGCGCAACCTCGCCTCGGCGGATGCCGACGCCCATCGCGCCGGCATCGAGTACCTGAAATACACCGTCGATCAGGCGGTCGCCCTCGGCGCCACCGTCGTTGGCGGGCCGCTCACCGGCAATCCGCTGGTGTTCGCCGGCCGCCCGCCCCAGCCGGTGGAGGAAAGCGAGCGTCTCGCCCGCAAGCAGCGGTGCGTCGACGGGCTGCGCGAGGCCGGCGATTACGCGGCGAAGGCCGGCATCGTCCTCGCGGTGGAGCCGCTCAACCGCTTCGAGAGCGACGTGCTCTGCACCACGCAGCAAGGCCTCGAGTTGCTCGATGCAGTCGATCATCCGGCCGTCAAGCTGATGCTCGACACCTTCCACATGCACATGGAGGAGAGTTCGATCGCCGAAGCGATCCTGCTCGCGGGCGATCGTGTCGCCCACTTCCAGGCCAACGAGAACCACCGCGGCTTTCCCGGCACCGGCGCCACCGACTGGGTCGCCGTGTGCCGCGCCCTGCATGAGATCGGCTACACCGGCCCGATCTCCCTCGAACCGTTCCGCCGCCGCGACGACCGTTTCGGCGTGCCCTTCGCCCAGTGGCGCGCGCCGCACGAAGACGAGAGCGACCGCCTCTCGGCCAGCGTCGCCTTCATGAAGTCGCACCTCACGCTCACGGAATACCGTCGATGACCCTCAAGATCGGTTGGATCGGCTGCGGCGTCCATGCAACGCAGATGCTGCTTCCTCAACTCGTGCGCCACGATGTGCAGATCGCGGCGCTGTGCGACATCGATGGCCAGCGGCTCGCCGGTGCGGGCCGGCAGTTCGGCGTCTCCAATCTCACCACCGATGTCGAGACGCTGCTCGCCACTTCCGGCCTTGATGCCATCGGCATGGCGGTCGGCCCCGACCAGCACCTCGCCTTCGGCAAGAAGGCGCTGGAACGCGGCCTGCCCGT encodes:
- a CDS encoding carbohydrate ABC transporter permease, translating into MSAASTIPASGPARPRPTAPVRKAVPSWRSARVTPYWLLAPAVIVTAVIVFLPMAQAVVTSFYDLVLFRPNASRFVGFGNYVKLWADPVFWVALWNTVIWIGLTVPLQMGLGLVTAILLNREFPWRGLARALVIIPWALPSVVIALMWRWIYDPNTGVLNDLLVYLSVVQSAVPWLADPHVALYAIIATLTWQGFPFFAVMILAGLQGIPRSQYEAAALDGASAWRQFRHVTLPGIMPVLATAGLLRVIWVANSMDVIFVMTGGGPGYSTHTLPLYAFIKARQNLDFGYGSALAVTFTILLGAFVAVYLARTMREVEK
- a CDS encoding sugar phosphate isomerase/epimerase family protein, whose amino-acid sequence is MNPIGLISMQYARPFTAEHFPLFATMREHGYDFVELLVPEVGEIDAAAARRALDEAGLGIVLAARVNLQRNLASADADAHRAGIEYLKYTVDQAVALGATVVGGPLTGNPLVFAGRPPQPVEESERLARKQRCVDGLREAGDYAAKAGIVLAVEPLNRFESDVLCTTQQGLELLDAVDHPAVKLMLDTFHMHMEESSIAEAILLAGDRVAHFQANENHRGFPGTGATDWVAVCRALHEIGYTGPISLEPFRRRDDRFGVPFAQWRAPHEDESDRLSASVAFMKSHLTLTEYRR
- a CDS encoding carbohydrate ABC transporter permease, which produces MNRPSTLRRILTTDLPVAAIVLFAMAPFAWMVLTSLTPSAEIAASGVSLSPSGWSLDNYVRLFEQTSFLKNMLDSLIVAGGTMIVGLAVAVSAAYAFSRFRFVGRRFLMLQFLLINMFPVVLLILPLFVLMRRLGLLDTHFALILANATVAIPFAVWMLTSYVGAIPKSLDEAAMTDGCSRLTTLRRIVLPLMMPGIISTGIYIFITAWNEYLYALTLGGRNVRTVTVAIQTLIGEYQIEWGLLAAGAVVGALPATLLFLIVQRRLIGGLTQGAVKG